The following proteins are encoded in a genomic region of Populus trichocarpa isolate Nisqually-1 chromosome 13, P.trichocarpa_v4.1, whole genome shotgun sequence:
- the LOC7465624 gene encoding probable tocopherol O-methyltransferase, chloroplastic isoform X1 yields MTSMLLSSTSQTQIFHNIRAFQPIPHLHPYRTTCLAPLPCRSRSIRCAGSTAVADTGSTRELKQGIAELYDESSAVWEDIWGDHMHHGFYYPDEVVSGSDSDHRAAQFRMIQEALSFAGVSEDPEKGPKTVVDVGCGIGGSSRYIARKFGAKCQGITLSPFQAQRANALAETEGLADKVSFQVADALEQPFPDGQFDLVWSMESGEHMPDKRKFVGELARVAAPGATIVIVTWCHRVLGPSEESLQPWEMKHLKKICDAYYLPDWCSTADYVNLLESLSLQDIKTADWSQYVAPFWPAVIRSALTWKGLTSLLRSGMKTIRGALVMPLMIEGYKKGLIKFAIITCRKPE; encoded by the exons ATGACTAGTATGCTACTATCCAGCACGTCACAAACCCAAATCTTCCACAACATCCGCGCGTTCCAGCCCATTCCTCACCTCCACCCATACCGTACGACGTGTCTTGCCCCACTGCCATGTCGTTCCCGGTCGATACGTTGCGCGGGGTCAACCGCCGTTGCAGACACTGGCAGTACTCGAGAGCTTAAGCAAGGCATAGCAGAGCTTTACGACGAGTCCTCTGCTGTATGGGAGGACATTTGGGGAGACCACATGCATCACGGATTCTACTACCCGGATGAAGTAGTTTCCGGGTCGGATTCCGATCACCGGGCTGCTCAGTTCCGAATGATACAAGAGGCACTCAGTTTTGCCGGCGTCTCTG AGGACCCAGAAAAGGGGCCAAAGACTGTGGTTGATGTTGGGTGTGGGATAGGAGGCAGCTCTAGGTACATAGCAAGGAAATTTGGAGCCAAATGCCAAGGCATCACACTTAGTCCCTTCCAAGCGCAGAGGGCCAATGCTCTTGCAGAAACTGAAGGGTTAGCTGACAAG GTTTCCTTTCAAGTTGCAGATGCATTAGAGCAGCCATTTCCAGATGGACAGTTTGATCTGGTTTGGTCAATGGAGAGTGGAGAGCATATGCCCGACAAAAGAAAG TTTGTTGGTGAATTGGCTAGAGTCGCAGCCCCAGGAGCCACAATTGTTATTGTAACATGGTGTCACAGGGTTCTTGGCCCTTCTGAAGAATCTCTTCAGCCATGGGAGATGAAGCATCTTAAAAAGATATGTGATGCTTACTATCTTCCAGATTGGTGTTCTACTGCTGATTATGTCAACTTACTTGAGTCCCTCTCTCTTCAG GATATTAAGACAGCAGATTGGTCTCAATATGTTGCTCCATTTTGGCCAGCAGTAATTCGCTCGGCATTGACGTGGAAGGGCCTGACATCTCTGCTGCGCAGTG